One window from the genome of Diospyros lotus cultivar Yz01 chromosome 11, ASM1463336v1, whole genome shotgun sequence encodes:
- the LOC127813564 gene encoding 60S ribosomal protein L37a isoform X2 has translation MTKRTKKAGIVGKYGTRYGASLRKQIKKMEVSQHSKYFCEFCGKYAVKRKAVGIWGCKDCGKVKAGGAYTLNTASAVTVRSTIRRLREQTES, from the exons ATG ACTAAGCGAACGAAGAAGGCTGGCATTGTTGGAAAGTATG GTACTCGTTATGGGGCTAGTCTGCGAAAGCAGATTAAGAAGATGGAGGTTTCCCAGCATAGCAAATATTTCTGCGAGTTTTGTGGAAAG TATGCTGTGAAGAGAAAGGCAGTGGGGATTTGGGGCTGCAAGGATTGCGGCAAAGTCAAGGCCGGTGGTGCATACACGTTGAA CACTGCTAGTGCTGTGACTGTCAGAAGCACAATTCGGAGGCTGAGGGAGCAAACTGAGAGCTAA
- the LOC127813564 gene encoding 60S ribosomal protein L37a isoform X1 — MQTKRTKKAGIVGKYGTRYGASLRKQIKKMEVSQHSKYFCEFCGKYAVKRKAVGIWGCKDCGKVKAGGAYTLNTASAVTVRSTIRRLREQTES, encoded by the exons ATGCAGACTAAGCGAACGAAGAAGGCTGGCATTGTTGGAAAGTATG GTACTCGTTATGGGGCTAGTCTGCGAAAGCAGATTAAGAAGATGGAGGTTTCCCAGCATAGCAAATATTTCTGCGAGTTTTGTGGAAAG TATGCTGTGAAGAGAAAGGCAGTGGGGATTTGGGGCTGCAAGGATTGCGGCAAAGTCAAGGCCGGTGGTGCATACACGTTGAA CACTGCTAGTGCTGTGACTGTCAGAAGCACAATTCGGAGGCTGAGGGAGCAAACTGAGAGCTAA
- the LOC127813566 gene encoding uncharacterized protein LOC127813566 — translation MSQSPSILCCSSFSTVASATTKVVLRLSSYLRFVVLPLSLPSLYFFTSNQGNHFFLRLISILALSAAIVITLNFAPFLLPSIRSLIARSSPKFSSKTTASTPRPPVVWSIGSKSKSEKIPLSGYWVQVHDNGDVYEGEFHKGKCSGSGVHYYSMSGRYEGDWVDGKYDGYGVETWAKGSRYRGQYRQGLRHGFGVYRFYTGDIYAGQWCNGQCHGCGAYTCEDGSRYLGEFKWGVKHGLGHYHFRNGDKYAGEYFADKMHGFGVYHFGNRQCYEGAWHEGRRQGLGMYTFRNGDTQSGHWQNGILNVSSIQEALPGSSFPNYHSKILNAVQEAQEVAEKAAKIVKVDERVNKAVATANRAANAARVAAVKAVQNRMHTHDNNDGMRIRIV, via the exons ATGTCCCAATCCCCGTCGATTCTTTGCTGTTCCTCGTTTTCTACCGTGGCTTCGGCCACTACAAAAGTTGTTCTAAGACTCTCTAGCTATCTACGGTTTGTCGTTCTTCCTCTTTCACTGCCTTCTCTGTATTTCTTCACTTCCAACCAAGGCAATCATTTCTTTCTCCGTCTCATATCAATCCTCGCTTTGTCTGCCGCTATTGTGATTACGCTTAATTTCGCCCCCTTTCTCCTGCCTTCAATTCGTTCACTTATTGCTCGCTCGTCTCCCAAGTTCTCCTCTAAAACCACTGCCTCGACGCCTCGCCCACCAGTTGTTTGGTCAATTGGCTCAAAGTCCAAATCAGAAAAGATTCCGCTTTCTGGCTATTGGGTGCAGGTCCATGACAATGGTGATGTGTACGAGGGTGAATTCCACAAGGGCAAGTGCTCGGGAAGTGGGGTTCATTACTATTCCATGAGTGGGAGGTATGAAGGAGATTGGGTTGATGGTAAGTATGATGGCTATGGCGTGGAGACTTGGGCAAAAGGAAGCCGGTACCGGGGCCAGTACCGGCAGGGTTTAAGGCATGGGTTTGGGGTGTATAGATTTTACACGGGTGATATCTATGCAGGCCAGTGGTGTAATGGGCAGTGTCATGGATGTGGAGCTTATACTTGTGAGGATGGTAGCAGGTATCTTGGGGAGTTCAAGTGGGGAGTCAAGCATGGCCTTGGCCACTACCATTTCAG AAATGGGGACAAATATGCTGGGGAGTACTTTGCCGACAAGATGCATGGTTTTGGGGTATACCATTTTGGTAATCGACAGTGTTATGAAGGAGCCTGGCATGAGGGAAGAAGGCAAGGGCTTGGTATGTACACGTTCAGAAATGGTGATACTCAATCAGGACACTGGCAAAATGGGATTCTCAATGTGTCAAGTATTCAAGAAGCCTTACCTGGATCTTCTTTCCCAAATTACCATTCCAAAATTCTTAATGCTGTGCAG GAGGCACAAGAAGTGGCTGAGAAAGCAGCTAAAATCGTGAAGGTGGATGAAAGGGTGAATAAAGCCGTGGCAACAGCTAACAGAGCAGCCAATGCAGCAAGAGTTGCAGCTGTAAAAGCTGTACAAAACCGAATGCATACCCACGATAACAATGATGGGATGCGAATTCGGATTGTTTGA